The genomic interval CACTCCGTCAAGTGCAGTGGTCTGTTTAACATCACCGTTTGCAGCAATTACCAGCGGATTACCGGTACCACTGGATGCCAGGTTCTCCACCCTGAGCGCATCATTGTTGGCATTTACATGCAAAGGTTTTACGGGTGTTGCTCCTGCAAGGCCTATACCTACCTTGTTGTTCTGCAGTCTCATGATCTCCGTGAAAGCCACCGTTGAATAATTATAGCTTTTAAAGGTGATCGGCTCGTCGCCGTCATCTCCGATGATAAACTCAAACCCGCCATTGTTGCTGGTTCCGGTAGCGCCAAATTCAAAATAATCTGTACCTGCAGAACAGCCTTTCATTCGGAAGTTACCATCTGCAGTGGTCCACATCTTCGGTTTATAGAAGCTTACTGTTGCCGGAACAGAGAACTGCAGTGCAGACTTCATGTACGTCACCATCTCATCGTTATCAGTATAATCAGTATAGCCTTCTGTGAGTCCCAGCGTCTGTCTGCGGCCAAACTCCAGCAAAGATGTGTTGTTGGATTTGATCACCATCTTATTATCATCTGTTGTACCCAGAAACTGAGTAGCGGCATTCACGCCATTATTACCAGTGAGTAACCAGTTGCTGGCAGCAGCATTTGCCGTTACAATCACATCACCCGTGCTGTTAATGGATAGCACCTTACTGTTATAGGCCTGGACGGTAGCTGTATTGAGGTCTTTCAATCTCAGTCCTGATACGCCGGTGGCAGCTACAGTACCTGCAACTTCCAGCGTATTACCTGGAGTGGTAGTACCCAGCCCCAGGCGGTTATTGGTATTATCCCAAAACAGGTTGGCATTCTTTTGTGAAACAAGCCCGCCTGTACCTGCGAACAATACAGAACCAGGTGTCATGGAAGATAGTGTGAATGTCCCCCCCACACTACCATTACCACTTATTGCATAACTGGCTGTTTGTGTACCTGAACTGATGTTCTGGATATAGCTGCCGGAGCCGGCAGGAATGTCTCCCGCGCTCAAAGCGCTACCTGCGGTAACGCGGCCTTTTGCGTCGACGGTTACCTTTGGATAAGTACCAGCTGTAACACCACTGTTAGCCAACGTTGTTGCAATGCTGGAAGTACCGCTACCTGTTACATCACCTGTTAACGTGAGTGTAGCAGCTGCGGTGGGTGCTTTCGGCAGCCAGGTACTGGTGGTGTTATCCCATGTCAGTACATCATTATTATTTGGTGCGGCGGCGGAAATATTGCGACTCTGGAGCTGGGAAGCATTCCAGAGCGCCGTAGTATTAAGTGCGGAAATAACGCCTGCACCGGTAATACCAATACCGGTACCTGCACTGAATGCTGCTCTTGCCCTTGTATCGGTATAATACAGGTTGACAGATTCAGTAATATTGTTGGTGGTTAATGTAACAACAGGACCTGTTTGTCCATTTACGGATGTAATACCATTTGTTTCATCGATCAGCTTTCTCCAGATGCCATTCTTCCTGATGTATAATAACTTATCAGGCACATTATAAATAAGCATACCATCGGGTGCGGCATTCAGCGGTGCCGCAGAAAAATCATTTATACGAGGCAGTAATAAGCCTTGTTTGTCACTGTTCAGATCTAATAACGCCGACTTTTCAATAACAGCTGGAGCTGCCCCCAGCTTTAGTTGTTGGGCATGTACAAGAACGGGCAGTAATAAGGTACACAAACCTAATAGTACGCCGCGGCAATATGATATATTCATAGGTTATGTAGGTTTCAGGAGATGTCAGCAATAATAAATTTAACAGGAGCGTCTTTCACGGCTCCTGTTAAATTATATTGTATTATTTCCTGATGATATACCAATTGGTGCCATCTGTCTGGATAGTGATGAAGGTCCAGTCGTTGTAGATCATATAGTTGGCGCCACCTTCAATTGTACCTGCACTTGGCTGTACGGTAACTGCATTATTGATATCGCCTGTACCGATCTTTTTGATCGTGTAGATACGGCCGGCCATAGCTGCAGAAGGAGTAGGCAGGGTGATGGTCAGCGCACCGCTGGTAGCATCTGCCAGCACTGTGTTATCAGTATCGGTAATTGCGTATGAAGTAGTGGTCTTTGTAATTCTCATCTGTAAGGAACCATTCACATCCAGGGTTGAACCCGCCTGTGTGGTTTTACCTACAGCAACAGCAGCAGCGAAGCTTTTGTTGCCGGCAAAGCTCTGGTTACCGGTAGATACCACGCCTCGTTGAGCGGTAGTATGAGAAGCATCTACAGCGCTTGCGTTAGGCAGGTTGAAAGACACATCATTGGCCGTTGCCTGAATGTCGAAGTTTGTACCTACGCTGTCTGATTTGAATGCAACATTTACGTTGCTGGTTGTACCGGCGCCTGCCTGGATAGTACGGATCGCTTTTGCAATAGCATCCAGGTCGAACGGCCTTTTGGTAACGGTGCTTCCTTCACGTACCAGCACATCATAAGATGCAGCGGTAGCGGCGTTGGCCACACTGTTCAGTGTCAGTGCACCGTTCAGCGTAGTAGCATTGGAAACTGCCAGTGTATTTAAGGTAGTAGCGCCGGTTACGCTGAGGTCATTACCCAGTGTTGCAGCACCGGTTACACCGAGTGTGTTGTTCACTGTGGTAGCACCATTCAGTGTGGTATTGCCGGTTACGCTTAATGTATTACCCAGGGTAGCAGCACCGGTAACGCCTAAAGTAGTACCAACATTTACTGCACCATTGAAGGTCTTGTCGCCACCAAAGGTCTGTGTACCTGTAGTTACGATACCCGCTAAAGTAGCGCTGGCAGCGGTCAGTTCCAGTTTATAGCTGGCAGTCAGCGGATCGTAAGTGATACGGCCACCTCTGTTCTCCTGACCAGCAGCGATCGCTGTGATGAAGTCAGCAATAGAAAGGTTGGTACCGCTCGACAGGGCCTGCAATTTGTCCCAGTCAGATTTTTTCAGGAAACCATAAGGAGCAGTTGCAGTAGGAGCCATAATAGGCGCATTTACTGTAATTTCTCCGGTAGTGGTGTTTTCAGCAATGTTGAAAGACGCATGTGCGGAATCAGCATTGGCGAAGATATTAGCTGCCAGACTTTTGAAAGCAGTCTGAGGTAATGTTCTTTTTGAAACGATACCTGTACCACTTAACATCAGTACTTCCAGCAGGCTGTTGTCCTGGTTTACAGTAGAAAATTTCAGTTGTCTGTCAGCCTGTACACCGATCGCTTCAACACCGTTTGTACGGATAGAAAGTGGATTTGCATCAGCGGTACCGAGGTAATCGGTTGCTGTGGTGCCGGTGTTACCTTTCAGGCTCCAGTTGGCCAATGCGTCAGCGGTGCTGGCGATTTTTACCCAGGCGCCGCCCTTCCTCATGTATACACCCTCGGTGGTTGTACCACTGGCCAGGTATACGATCATTCCATCCACAGCATCAGTTCCGATAGCCGCATCGATAGCTGTGAAGTTTGGAATTCTTGGCAGCAAGAGACCTTGCTTGTTGCTGCTCAGCTCCAGGATAGCTGATTTAGTGATCTGGGAAGGGTTGTCACCGATTTTCATCTGTGCCTGAACTGCTGTAGCTGCCAGGACCATGCCTCCAGCTAAAAAGAGCGTGCGTGAAGTGTTGCGTATAACTAATTTCATAGTATAGGGATAGATAGATTTTTTTATCCGTGAATAAATATTAACCATGATTGTTTGCAAACGAAAACACGCATCTCTCATGCGCATACAGCAGCCACTAAAGTTTATCCGCTTTGAGGTAAACTGCCTGGCTGTTACCCCGTTTGCACCGGGAGGTTTAACAAGTATGAAGATTGGTTAAAAAAGGTTGGTTAAGAAAGAAAGGATGTCCACTAGTTCGTTTACGAGTCTTCTACGATTGTCCAAATTATATGATGCAAATATCCAATATTAATAATATTAGTTCTATGACATGAACGTATCATTTTGACAGACACAACAATTTTACATACCATTGATTATCATTTAATACTTTTTTATATATATTAAAGATCACAAGTCAATGCTATCCTCACATAGAAGACATGTTCTTCACATAACACAATCATGTTATATTTTTTCCTTTTCAAGGGATTCAGGCAGGCAACAAGATAAGTTTTGGTTGTATTGAGGGGGTTGGCTTCGGTGTTTTTAGATCATTTTAACATTTTAACAGCATATTATCTGACTGATCTGGCCTGCTACGGTATCTATTTCAGGTGTTACACCTGCCCCATGGGAAGCAGCGGATAAAAAAAATCCCGGACTAATGTCCGGGATTTCTATCAAAAACAATTTCTATCAACTATGGCTTTATTGTTTATGCTTCTGATTTTTCGGATTTGTTACTCTTTGGCGAGTTCTTTAAAGTAAAGATCAGCTTCTGATTTTCCTTGTCAAGATCTGCCAGCAATACATCTCCGTTATGAATGTTCATATTCAGTATTTCCTCTGCCAGCGGATCTTCCAGGTATTTCTGGATGGCTCTGTGCAGTGGACGGGCGCCGAACTGCTGGTCGTAACCTTTCTCTGCGAGGAAGCCTTTCGCCTCGTCTGTCAGTTCCAGGCTGAAGCCCAGGTTGTTCAGGCGTTTCAGCACGCTCTGCATGGTGATATCTATGATAGTATAGATATGCTCTTTGCTCAGCGAGTTGAATATGATCACATCGTCAATACGGTTCAGGAACTCAGGAGAGAAGGTACGTTTCAATGCTTTTTCAATCACTGATTTTGTATTGTCTTCTTCGCTGGTTGCTTTTGCTGAGGTAGTGAAACCAACACCTGCACCGAAGTCTTTCAACTGACGAACACCAATGTTAGAGGTCATGATGATGAGTGTATTCTTGAAGTCTACCTTACGGCCCAGACCATCAGTCAGGATACCATCATCCAATACCTGTAACAGGATATTGTAAATATCAGGGTGTGCTTTTTCAATTTCATCCAGGAGGATTACGGAATAAGGTTTACGGCGTACTTTTTCAGTCAGCTGACCACCTTCTTCATAACCTACATATCCCGGAGGCGCACCAATCAGACGGCTTACGGAGAATTTCTCCATATATTCACTCATGTCGATACGCACCAGGCTATCTTCCGAGTCGAACATATAACGCGCGAGGGATTTCGCCAGCTCGGTTTTACCAACCCCGGTAGGTCCGAGGAAGATGAAGGTACCGATCGGTTTCTTAGGATCTTTCAACCCTACCCTGTTACGCTGAATAGCTTTTGTCACTTTGGTGATAGCCTCATCCTGACCAACTACGGCGCCTTTCAGGTCTTCACCCATGCGGCGGAGTTTTTCAGTTTCGGCCTGTACCATACGTTTGACAGGAATGCCTGTCATCATGCTTACTACTTCTGCGATAGCCTCTTCATCGATCGGGTAGCGTTTATGCTTCACTTCTTCTTCCCACACATTCTTTGCACGCTCCAGGTCTTCTCCCAGTTTCTTTTCGGTATCCCGCAGCGCAGCAGCTTCTTCAAAACGCTGGCTCTTTACTACTTTGTTTTTTTCCTGCTTGATGTCTTCGATCTGTTTTTCCAGGTCGAGGATATTCTGCGGTACGTTGATGTTCTTGAGGTGCACTCTTGCGCCTACTTCATCCAGTACGTCGATTGCCTTGTCGGGCAGCAGACGGTCTGTCATATAGCGGTCGCTGAGTTTAACGCAGGCCTCAATTGCATCTTCGGAATAGCTTACGTTGTGGTACTCTTCGTAACGTGGCTTGATGTTATTCAGGATCTGAATAGTCTCGTCCACGGTTGGAGGATCTACCATTACTTTCTGGAAACGGCGGTCTAATGCACCATCTTTCTCGATGTACATCCTGTATTCGTCCAGGGTAGAGGCGCCGATGCATTGAAGTTCTCCACGTGCCAGGGCAGGTTTGAAGATGTTGGAAGCATCCAGGGAACCTGAAGCGCCTCCCGCACCTACGATGGTGTGGATCTCATCTATGAAAAGTATAACGTCGCGGTTTTTTTCCAGCTCATTCATGATGGCTTTCATCCTTTCCTCGAACTGACCACGGTACTTGGTACCCGCCACGAGGGCTGCCAGATCAAGGCTTACCACGCGTTTGTCAAACAGTACGCGGGATACCTTACGCTGCACGATACGCAGTGCGAGGCCTTCCACGATAGCCGTCTTACCAACGCCCGGTTCCCCGATGAGGATCGGATTATTCTTTTTACGGCGGGACAATATCTGCGATACACGCTCAATTTCCTGCTCGCGACCCACTATAGGGTCAAGGCTGCCACTCTCGGCCAGCTTGGTGATATCCCTGCCGAAATTGTCCAGCACAGGAGTTTTAGACTTCGTATTAGTTTGTTTGGCCTTGGAGGCAAAGCTCTTGCGCTCATCTTCAAATTCCTCCTCTCCAGGATCATCAAACTCCGCTTTAGGATCAGCAGATTTTACGAAGCCCAGCTCGTTTTTAAAAGTGTCGTAATCCACGTCAAACTGTTGTAAGATTTGTGTACAAACGTTTTCTTTATTCTTGAGGATTGAAAGCATTAAGTGCTCTGTCTCAACTGTGGGGCTTTTGAGGGCCTTTGCCTCGAGCACGGTAACGCGTATTACCTTTTCTGCCTGCCTTGTAAGCGGTAGACTGTTGATATTGGCGATATTTTTTCCTGTCTTATCTTTTACGGCCAATTCAACCTCTTTACGCAGTTCATAAAGGTCTACATTTAAAGCCTGCAGAATTTTAACAGCTGTCCCTTCCCCTTCTCGAATTATGCCTAGCAGCAGGTGCTCAGTGCCGATGAAATCATTCCCCAAGCGTAGAGCTTCCTCTCTGCTAAACGAAATGATCTCCTTTACTTGCGGTGAAAAATTCTGGTCCATTGTGAGAATATTAAATTATTAAAACCCTTACGGGGACTTGCTTATACAATATTAGCAAATAATTTTGATTTACCTTTACCCTAACACTTTAATAGTATAAGTATACAATTAAGGCTGGCGAAGTAAGAAAGAAGGCTGTTATTTGGCAGGATTCCCGATTACTTATTTACTAACTTATAAAAGAAAATCTTGCTTATGGAATTCAAAATTGATACCAAAGAAAAAATATTAGTTGTACAGCCTCAAATTACCACCCTGGATGCTAATTTGTCAGCCAGGTTTACTAAAGAAGTAGCAGAACTGCCAGGTCTGGAGGGCCGCAACCTTATACTGGACATGGAATTAGTGGAAAAAGCCGATGATACTGGGATTAAAGCCATTTTAACAGTATACCACCAGCAGTATGACAGCGGCATGTCGTGTGCACTTACCGGCCTTAACAGCACTTTAACAAATACAATAAAAAAAGCGGACGAAACAGTGTACAACCTTGCTCCTACTATGTTAGAGGCAATTGACCTGGTGATGATGGAAGATCTTGAAAGAGAATTGATGCAGGACGAGGATTAATGTTCCGCTACTCACATATTGGTGCCATATTTTTCCGTAATGTGGAAATAGATTCCATTTTCCGGAATAAATAGGAGATTTTAGTAATTATTTATTTTCGTTCATGTTTGCAGTCACCATTTTAGGTAACAATTCGGCTCTCCCCACGTTAGAAAGGCATCCAACAGCTCAGATTATAACCTGTAATGATCAGCTGATACTGGTTGATTGCGGAGAAGGCACTCAGTTACAATTTGCGCGCTATAAGATCAAGAGCAGCCGCCTGAGATACATTTTTATCAGCCACCTGCACGGAGATCATTATTTCGGCCTTATAGGCCTTTTAAACAGCTTAAGTCTCCTTGGCAGGAAGGAACCGCTCACCATATTCGCTCCACCCGAACTGGAGGCTATTATCCAGCTGCAAATGCAATGCTCAGGGACCGTTTTCCAGTTCGACCTGCAGTTCGTACCCCTCCTGGAAGAGAACCAGGGACTGATCCTGAGCGATAAAGACCTGAACGTCAGCTTCTTCCCTACCATGCATCGTATTCCCTGCTATGGTTTTGTGTTCGAAATGCAGAAACGGAAACGTAAACTGCTTCCTGAACAGGCCAAAGCATACGAAATACCGGCGGCCTACTACTCAAAGCTGCAGGAA from Chitinophaga filiformis carries:
- a CDS encoding ATP-dependent Clp protease ATP-binding subunit: MDQNFSPQVKEIISFSREEALRLGNDFIGTEHLLLGIIREGEGTAVKILQALNVDLYELRKEVELAVKDKTGKNIANINSLPLTRQAEKVIRVTVLEAKALKSPTVETEHLMLSILKNKENVCTQILQQFDVDYDTFKNELGFVKSADPKAEFDDPGEEEFEDERKSFASKAKQTNTKSKTPVLDNFGRDITKLAESGSLDPIVGREQEIERVSQILSRRKKNNPILIGEPGVGKTAIVEGLALRIVQRKVSRVLFDKRVVSLDLAALVAGTKYRGQFEERMKAIMNELEKNRDVILFIDEIHTIVGAGGASGSLDASNIFKPALARGELQCIGASTLDEYRMYIEKDGALDRRFQKVMVDPPTVDETIQILNNIKPRYEEYHNVSYSEDAIEACVKLSDRYMTDRLLPDKAIDVLDEVGARVHLKNINVPQNILDLEKQIEDIKQEKNKVVKSQRFEEAAALRDTEKKLGEDLERAKNVWEEEVKHKRYPIDEEAIAEVVSMMTGIPVKRMVQAETEKLRRMGEDLKGAVVGQDEAITKVTKAIQRNRVGLKDPKKPIGTFIFLGPTGVGKTELAKSLARYMFDSEDSLVRIDMSEYMEKFSVSRLIGAPPGYVGYEEGGQLTEKVRRKPYSVILLDEIEKAHPDIYNILLQVLDDGILTDGLGRKVDFKNTLIIMTSNIGVRQLKDFGAGVGFTTSAKATSEEDNTKSVIEKALKRTFSPEFLNRIDDVIIFNSLSKEHIYTIIDITMQSVLKRLNNLGFSLELTDEAKGFLAEKGYDQQFGARPLHRAIQKYLEDPLAEEILNMNIHNGDVLLADLDKENQKLIFTLKNSPKSNKSEKSEA
- a CDS encoding STAS domain-containing protein, which encodes MEFKIDTKEKILVVQPQITTLDANLSARFTKEVAELPGLEGRNLILDMELVEKADDTGIKAILTVYHQQYDSGMSCALTGLNSTLTNTIKKADETVYNLAPTMLEAIDLVMMEDLERELMQDED
- a CDS encoding ribonuclease Z, producing the protein MFAVTILGNNSALPTLERHPTAQIITCNDQLILVDCGEGTQLQFARYKIKSSRLRYIFISHLHGDHYFGLIGLLNSLSLLGRKEPLTIFAPPELEAIIQLQMQCSGTVFQFDLQFVPLLEENQGLILSDKDLNVSFFPTMHRIPCYGFVFEMQKRKRKLLPEQAKAYEIPAAYYSKLQEGADYQRKDGFVVKNDWVTLPPPKEKKYVFFADTMYSEDLIRFAHNADLVYHETTYLHGLAERAAERFHSTTVQAATLALKANAHRLIVGHFSSKYTDLTCFEEECREVFPNSDIAIEGATYII